The following proteins are encoded in a genomic region of Drosophila willistoni isolate 14030-0811.24 chromosome 2L unlocalized genomic scaffold, UCI_dwil_1.1 Seg196, whole genome shotgun sequence:
- the LOC111519831 gene encoding dynein light chain roadblock-type 2: protein MESREKEKKTRIQADQDRSYDGDAFVNLFAHRGAREILVLDGNGYPLRSTISHRRTYIYASYLKPLTSMARNVVRDLDPANDVVFMRIRSEINEVHITTGKEFILIVVQKLKKRLEKPSNKVSG, encoded by the exons ATGGAGTCtcgagaaaaagaaaaaaaaacccgcaTCCAAGCAGA tcaagatcgttcctatgatGGCGATGCGTTTGTCAATCTTTTTGCCCATCGTGGAGCACGTGAAATTCTTGTATTAGACGGAAATGGTTATCCATTGAGATCGACTATCAGTCATCGTCGTACTTATATATACGCCTCCTATCTCAAACCCCTGACATCGATGGCACGTAATGTTGTACGTGATTTGGACCCCGCCAATGATGTTGTCTTTATGCGTATCCGTtctgaaataaatgaagttcATATCACAACGGGCAAAGAATTCATTCTGATTGTTGTCCAAAAACTAAAGAAACGCCTAGAGAAACCATCCAACAAAGTGAGCGGATGA
- the LOC6639695 gene encoding uncharacterized protein LOC6639695, producing MFLRDDTGVKKPLVNSTVTPYLAAVRRGPFTMVTQPVYSSPLEKEPPAGPVHQHTFNVKKQALKNNHKYHRHMVEVPIPKKPMPKTRSRVVINEQRELYRQHRERLSNIKGKVNTCLPPPKIKIEGNGMELSYMEMLASLYKKSNNTLRTFTKSPERLAAGRWRNANVARERERKQNELNKKLHKGGDLFDTSYQQTQKSAKEASKSFSYEIPLHVLHRYENLMSQCDVGVLCKLLRPQIYIDVEVRNTRIQGRLSIQLFTEACPLVVLEFMRICTQQNPRCISFTRTFAPIWLEGKIALDPERGIDMRNIEHDFEVLNHGVDAGILSFPSRYVRGQARSALSFTISFKPLSILNGKRIAFGKIRKGLQLLERIQDATGHLGKCHHMIVVTGCGLL from the coding sequence ATGTTTCTTCGAGATGATACGGGAGTCAAGAAACCATTGGTCAATAGCACCGTCACGCCCTATTTAGCAGCTGTACGTCGTGGACCTTTCACCATGGTTACCCAACCGGTGTACAGCAGTCCCTTGGAGAAGGAGCCGCCAGCTGGTCCAGTTCATCAGCACACTTTTAATGTCAAGAAGCAGGCCTTAAAGAATAATCACAAATATCATAGACATATGGTGGAAGTTCCGATACCAAAAAAACCAATGCCCAAGACCAGATCTCGTGTGGTTATCAATGAGCAGAGGGAATTGTATCGTCAGCATAGGGAACGCTTGTCGAATATTAAGGGCAAGGTTAATACGTGCTTGCCCCCACCGAAAATCAAAATAGAGGGCAATGGCATGGAATTGTCCTATATGGAAATGTTGGCATCGCTTTATAAGAAAAGCAATAATACTCTAAGGACATTTACCAAATCACCGGAACGTTTGGCAGCCGGACGCTGGCGTAATGCCAATGTTGCCAGGGAGAGGGAACGCAAACAGAATGAGCTAAACAAGAAGCTTCACAAGGGCGGTGATCTATTCGATACATCATATCAACAGACGCAAAAATCAGCAAAGGAAGCCAGCAAATCTTTCAGCTATGAAATACCCTTGCATGTCCTTCATCGTTATGAGAATCTAATGAGCCAATGTGATGTGGGAGTGCTATGCAAACTGTTACGTCCACAGATCTATATCGATGTAGAGGTACGCAATACTCGCATCCAGGGTCGTCTGTCCATTCAATTGTTCACAGAAGCCTGTCCTCTGGTTGTCCTTGAGTTTATGAGGATTTGTACTCAGCAGAATCCGCGTTGCATTTCATTCACAAGGACATTTGCCCCTATTTGGCTAGAGGGTAAAATCGCGCTGGATCCTGAACGTGGCATCGACATGCGTAACATTGAGCATGATTTTGAGGTGCTCAATCATGGTGTTGATGCTGGTATACTCTCGTTTCCCAGTCGCTATGTGCGTGGTCAGGCCCGGTCTGCCTTGAGTTTCACCATAAGCTTTAAGCCGTTGTCCATACTGAATGGTAAACGGATTGCCTTTGGCAAAATTCGTAAGGGTCTGCAGCTATTGGAACGCATACAGGATGCTACCGGACATCTAGGCAAATGTCACCATATGATCGTTGTGACAGGTTGCGGTCTACTTTGA